The nucleotide sequence CATTGGTGAATTGAGTGCAGTAGTCCTTCATGTCCAGTTCCGTTTCCTGGACAGATGACTCATCCTGCTTTAAGCAGGACACGGCCTCCTTGGCCACCTGGTTCATCAACTGGAACATCTGACGCATTTTGCTGCCTGTAAAGACTGGACTTAGAGTGCTCCGCATGTCCTACCACCGGGCATCCCGATTATGGTTATAGTTATCTCTGTTTGTATTTGACTGGGAaagtaaattaaaacaattaaacgctatagtcgagtccTTCGCCAATAAGATACCCGTTCCTTTCAATTAACGCCGCATGCACCACACATGCTAGCGCAACGGCACCTATCGGACGGTAGCGGTACTACTGACCATGTCAAAGCCTGTTGAACTTAGTTGAACaaaccttttaaaataattcGAATTCTCAGCATATAGATGGGTattgatcaataaaatcaatttttaaacaattaagCTTTTACAAAATGTGGGCTCTAGTCAAGTTTTAGCGATACGGGCGTTTTTGGGcgctagagtgggcgtgataccctgctgaaataaacttgcgctgcgcaagaagctcttGAATCCACATGCTTAACTTTACAGCTATCTTAGATTCACGACTGATGCTTAAATGAGAGGTCCTTAGCGCTTTTCTCCGGTATTTATACCGGAACGCAAAAACCATTTGTCTCACCTAGGCAGACGGGGTCGTAAATATCGCGTCGTAAACTTTGTCTTACCCGCCAAAGCTGGAGAAGATCCCCCGTCCAATTGAACATGGCCCATTAAAGTATGATAATTCCAGCTGACCTGCGgagtaaaaaacaaggaagaacgctatagtcgagtacctcgactatcagatacccgttactcagctaaggggaccaaagggaaatggagatatgcaagcagcaaatcgagatttaaatacgccacctaccggcggtagacagatttaagcgttacgggagttagagtgggcgtggcaaaattttttttggaacaatcgataggtattgacgagattaatacatttcagttaaaattttttatctagcatgaaaactgtggccgtcacaggtttgggcggtttgtgggcgttagagtgggcgtggcaatttttttttctggtcactcgataggtattgatgagaagaatacacttatgttaaaatttatattctagcatcaaaactgtaaaagccacagttttgggcggtttgtgggcgtaagagtgggcgtggcacattgctgaaacaaacttgcgctgcgtaagaagctcaggaatctgcacgccaaatctcaatggcctagctcccatagtttccgagatctcagcgttcatccggacggacagacagacggacagacggacatggctagatcgactcggctagtgatcctgatcaagaatatatatactttatggggtcggaaacgcttccttctgcctgttacatactttccgacgaatctagtatacccttttactctacgagtaacgggtataattaggCTTGCCCATCCTAGAATGAAATTAGAACCCGAGTTCTGTCACTTTTTGTGGACCAGAGGATCGGATCCGCACATGTGTCAAGTGGCGTGGCGCCCTGTGATCCCTCCATTTGGCTAATTGGAAAACGCTGTCGCGTTGGCCCCTTCGCCTTCGCCTTGAAGTCGGAGGTAAAGTGCACCTAAGCTGAAGAGAGTGAAACCCGGTAGTTGGTAGTTCAGTTGGGAAGACGGAATGGAATATACACCTATGGGTAATTAAAGTCGAGGGTGCGCACCCATGTGGTGAGTGTTTAAACAGTGAGTGCCCAGATAATGAGTGGCTTGTGACTGCCTAATTTATATGGAAAATCAAAATGCAGACGCGTTTGTATTGTAGTTGCtttttcctaattatatagtTGATATACGCCCCGATTACAGTGACGCATTTAAATACCTTATATATCTCGTAAACTTTAAACAGCAAACTTTGTACATTTTTTCGAAACACGTTTGTATATTTATGAACCTTATCATTACATCGGCGAACAATAACAAAAATTGTCCGATTTTGATACAGATCCCCTgttacataaaaatatatttttatttgtacacgaaatatatttacatatatatatttatatatcaaGAAGTAACTTATTTCTAATAGTGGAAAAAAATCACTTTTGCCTCGTAGTTTAAGGAAGTAGGGGCCCTAATTGAATGCTAGGTTAAATACAAACCAAGCAAATGCACCGGCTACAAGAATGATAACACATTTAAGAATTGTATCCAATACGTAAAACCtgtgaaaataaaattagaCCATAAAAATCTATCTAAACATCATTAGCCTTCACTTACCTAGATAAAATTCTCTTGCCCTTAGCAAAAGATTCTGGTGTCGGGAGATCCTTAAACAAGAACAGCCTGATCCCGAGCATGACGCTCGTAGTATATTCGTTCCAGTCTAGTGTCGacatatcaaaatgaaacaTTTTCTTGTCCTCCGGCGACATTGACTGCCACAGCTGGTCGGTGTTATTTGTTTCCATGAGAAAGTTCCTCCTTGTAAAGGGAAACAAGCTTTTCATTCCTTCGTCGATCTTTCTATATCTCTTTACCATCATCGGCTTTTGACCTTTCAGTCGCAACGCGATGTCCATCAGAAATCCGGGCAGAAAGTGATAGAAGTAGGTGCCGATGTCATAAATATACGGACAAGCGATGTTATGGTTAAATGGGTACCAAATCATCTTTTCAGTCGGCTTGGTCAGCCCAGTTTGGTAACATTTTTCCGAAAGGTCTCCAAAGGTCACTGTATTCGATTGGCAGCTTGAAAAGGCGTATATAGGAATTGCACTCTTTTTGTCTTGCTGGGAGATCTTGGCTATCTGTACAGCTGTGGCGATGGCCACGTTGACACAATAGTCAGCAGGAACTAAGGGAACATTAACTTTAAGATTAACAAGTGCTATGTGGATGACCCCGTAATTAATGCCAAAGATCATCGCAATCAGTCCTTGTAAGCCATCAATCCAACCACGAACCGGCTCTTTAAAAGTGGATGTAACTGAAAGCCCAGAAGGGATTATTTCAGAAATATAAAAGAGAATTGGGTCAATAGC is from Drosophila suzukii chromosome 3, CBGP_Dsuzu_IsoJpt1.0, whole genome shotgun sequence and encodes:
- the LOC108018714 gene encoding fatty acyl-CoA reductase wat; amino-acid sequence: MSSEILSFYKDKTVFLTGGTGFLGKVIIEKLLRSTDVKRIYILLRPKRGENVKGRFETWKQDQVFEVLLKNKPHALEHVTPISGDCCAPDMAISEADRRILIAEVQVVMHGAASVRFIEPLQQALNINTRAVRLMVQLAKEMRRLEAFVHVSTAFSNCVVPQIQERFYPENLTCPVDKVLDLSDSLGGEMVEKIAPALLGKYPNTYTYTKALGEQVIQEEAKDLPVGIFRPAIITSTFKEPVRGWIDGLQGLIAMIFGINYGVIHIALVNLKVNVPLVPADYCVNVAIATAVQIAKISQQDKKSAIPIYAFSSCQSNTVTFGDLSEKCYQTGLTKPTEKMIWYPFNHNIACPYIYDIGTYFYHFLPGFLMDIALRLKGQKPMMVKRYRKIDEGMKSLFPFTRRNFLMETNNTDQLWQSMSPEDKKMFHFDMSTLDWNEYTTSVMLGIRLFLFKDLPTPESFAKGKRILSRFYVLDTILKCVIILVAGAFAWFVFNLAFN